Sequence from the Kogia breviceps isolate mKogBre1 chromosome X, mKogBre1 haplotype 1, whole genome shotgun sequence genome:
agtaatcaagatagtatggtactggcacaataacagaaatatacatcaatgggacaggatagaaaacccagagataaacccatgcacatatggtcaactaatctatgccaATGGAGGcaatgatatacaatggagaaaagacagtgacataataagtggtgctgggaaaactggccagctacatgtaaaggaatgagattagaacactccctaacaccatacacaaaaataaactcaaaatggaataaagacctaaatgtaaggccagatactatcaaactcttagaggaaaacataggcagaacacactttaacataaattgcagcaagatcttttttgacccacctcctggagcaatgagaataaaaacaaaaataaacaaatgggacctaattaaacttaaaagcttttgcacaggaaaggaaaccataaacaagaggaaaagacaatcctcattttgggagaaaatatttgcaaacggagcaactgataaaggattaatctccaaatatacaaacaactcaagctgctcaatatcaaaaaaagaaacaacccaatcgaaaaatgggcagaagacctaaacagacatttctctgaagaagacatacagatggccaacaaacacatgataagatgctcaacatcactaattattagagaaatgcaaatgaaaactacaatgaggtgtcacctcacaccagtcagaatggccatcatcaaaaaatctacaaacagtaaattctgcAGAGggcatgaagaaaagggaaccctcatgcactgttggtgggaatgtaaattgatacagccactatggagaacagtatggagtttccttaaaaaactaaaaatagaactactatatgacccagcaatcctactactaggcatatacccagaaaaaaccataattcaaaaagatacgtgcaccccaatgttcactgcagcactatttacgatagccaggacatggaagcaacctaaatgtccatcaacagaggaatggataaagaagatgtggtacatatatacaatggaatattagccataaaaaggaatgacattgGGTCATAtgtagtgacatggatggacctagagactgtcatacagagtgaagtaagtcagaaagagaaaaacaaatatcgcatattaatgcatatatgtggagtgtgaaaaaattggtatagacgatcttatttacaaagcagaaatagagacatagagaacaaaagtatggataccaaggaggaaagggggcagtgggttgaattgggagattgggattgacatatatacactatttaaaaaataaatttatttaagtatttatttatttttggttgtgttgggtcttctttgctgcacacgggctttcctctagttgcggcaagcggtggctactcttcgttgcactgcatggcctctcattgcagtggcctctcttgttgcggagcaccggctctaggcgcacaggcttcagtagttgtggcttgcgggctctagagtgcagtctcagtagttggggtgcatgggcttagctgaactgtggcatgtgaaatcttcccggaccagggctggaacatgtggcccctgcattggcaggcggattcttaaccactgtgccaccagggaagcccgacatatatacactattgatgttacatataaaataggaaactaatgcaaaactattgtatagcacagggaactctattcaatgctctgtcgtgacctaagtgggaaggaaatccaaaaaagaggggatatatgtatacgtatagctatacaaatagctgattcactttgctatacagtagaaactaacacaatattctaaagcaactatactccaataaaagtttaaaaaaaaggatgaatagCCTCAGTAGATTCTCTGATTACCCTAAACTGACTGCTACCATGGTCAGTGgctgaaaaaatttgaaaataggaCTTTTACATAGGAGCACACCAGTGTCACAGAAATGCCCAGCTGTGGGGGTGAATGACCCAGAACCGGCCACCCTCTCCATGAACATCCCTCCTCCATGACCTGGCAGAGGATTAGAACAAAGAACACTGAGCATCGCTTCCAAATCACTGTTTGGTTGTCACAGCGTACTTAGGCTCCTATGGCTATAAAAAGCCAGGGGTACCTGATTACGGCTCCTTCAGCTTGGATCTCCGAGTTTCAGATGTTCAAAGCTAACTGGGTAAAATGTGTCTGCTTATTGTAGAGTAGGCCCCTATTATCGTGGAGGAGTGAGCATACTTGGGAAGAAGGGAAGTGAACCCTCAGGATGAAAGTAGTGGGAGAAGCAGGGGAAGTAGGCCAGCCACCAATCCCTGGGGGAATCAGTGGGCTTGGATGGGATCTGTATAGGTAGATCTGGTATGACGCTATCAACACCCAGGTGCAAGGGTGAGGTCCTGAGTAGAGGGGAGACAGTGGACTCAGGTCAGCATGTCTACAGAGGTGGGAGGGGCGAGGAGGTGGGTCTAGTATCCCTTGGCCAATCTGAGAGGACTGGAGCGGCGTCTGGGGGCGGAGCCTGTCAAGCAGCTTATAACTGTTGGGTTCCACACGAGAAGGCTAACCTCGTCCTGTGTGTGAAGTGGTAGCGGTGCAGCGGTTTGCCTTTCCCTGGTCTTCGAGCCTTCAGGTGAGGATGTGAGGCCCCGCCAGAGCCAGAGGACTATGGGGACAGGAGGGCGCGGCGGTCACGGGGCTGGAGTATCGGGCCTGCTGAAATTGGAGGGGCAGGAATTGGGACTGGCAATTCGTATCTGCGCCTCCTGGCGAGTCCGTGCCTTTGTCTTAGCAGCGCTGTCTTCTGAGTGCAATGCGAAATCCTCCCTGGGGCTGTCCCTGAAAAGTCCGAGGGGGGAGCCCCCAGAGCGGCCAGTCCTCTGTGGCTGCAAGTCCGAGGCTGAGGGGATGAGGAGTGTGGGGCTCGGAATGGGCCTTCTGGGGCTGGCCCTTCGCTCTCTCCCCTCCCATGGCTGTTAGGTTGGACTGGGCTCCtgacaattttatatatatatatatatatatatatatatatatatatatatatttttttttttttttcagtacgtgggcctctcactgtttgtggcctctcccgttgtggggcacaggctccggacgtgcaggctcagtggccatggctcacaggcccagccgctctgccgtatgtgggatcttcccggactggggcacgaacccgcgtcccctgcatcagcaggggaactctcaaccactgcgccactggggaagccccagatgatatttattttaaaatattaagcaaatTGCTGCTAACAAAGTGGTTTATGTGCCCAACCCTGTTATTATTTTAAGTCCCTGTTTCCCCACCTCTGGAGATTGGCATCCGATCGCTCATCAAAGGAGGGTCTTAGGGTGACCAAAACGGAAGGGAAGCATATTCGGGACGTCTGGCTGCTTGAGGGCCTCTCCATCCTGGTCTGGGCACTAGACGTGTCTTACCCCGCCAGGGTGGGGCCAGGCATGGGTAGGAGAGCTCTACTTCACGGGCTCAGGGGTCTCCTATTGTCTCTTCTGGACAAAGCCGGAAGGATCACAGGGCATCTCCTAGCCtcatctcctcccctctccccttgagGAGGAAATATGgtgaaataaaaatcaactgtgtCTGGTTTATTCCATTCTGCTGAAGTCCTGAGTCTGATCATAATTAGCTGTGCTGTCTTACAGTGTTTACAAACTAGTGCCATAAAGAGCCATCATGAGACGTGTCATTAGTTATGACGGGATTAAATCCCCTTTTTCCCTTATTGCAGCTCCTTAATCTACTGTCTTTGAAAAGGCAgatgaaatggaaagaaactAGTACAACTTATGCCACCATTTATTGTGTGCTGCTCCCTAACTCCCAAGAAAAATCTCCCCCAAAAGTAATTGAATACAAAGTGAAGGTGCTCAAATAGTGCTATCTCCTGTTACAAATTCATTCCTGGTTAAGCCCAGTCCTTATTTATTCTTCTATCTGTATCTGCTCTTGTGTTTCTATCACCTCCATTTGACCTTCCCTGTGATTTTTAAGTCAAAAATATTGACTCTGGGTTTTAGAGCATCTTGGTTTCTAGTGCATCCTGATTCAGTGGCTTTTACTGTCTATCAGAAGTGGGGTAATGATGGGGAATTCAAAGCATTTTGATAAAAACATGGCTTTCCCAAGATGTGTGCTGttttcttgttgaaaatcagaagataaaatacatattgatattaAATGTGAAAATTTTGGGTTGTGATCCATTAGTATGACAATAGTTTTTCCACTtaagttaaaacatttttttcagtctttcttttagTCAAGATGAGTGGTAAGCCAGACTTGTCTGAAGTGGAGAAGTTTGACAGGTCAAAACTGAAGAAAGCTAATACTGAAGAAAAAAGTACTCTCCCCTCGAAAGAAAGTAAGTCATGGGGCAGGGGAGTTTCTAGTGAAGAAAAGCAATGGTGAACATTCATAGGTTCAGTAAGTAAACTATTCTAGTAAATTTTGCCACAAAGTAAGCAATAATTACATAGCCACTGAATTTAATGCAAtggttaaaaatatcaaataattgtCTAATTACTTGGGTTATATAAGTGGTTCTTAATGATAAAGCCAAAAAATAATGGGGGAATAAAAAactattttcttcttggaaaatCACTAAAAATCACATTACAACCAATTTTGGAATATTATACTTAGCACtagaaaaatcttaattttttcaattttatggtTATTTGGAATTTTCTGCATCTAGCAATTTAGGTCCATGATCTTATTCCTAAAGAACTATACAAACTCTGCAGTTTTGGTTTTCTGTACCTGACAACAAGATAAGGCAGAGAACAAGTTTAGATCTTGGGTGTACTTGGGCCTTGCAGACTGAAGGGATCAGTTTTGTCTTTGGGAATTACAGCCTGATGGAGAAACTCCAAGCATA
This genomic interval carries:
- the TMSB15A gene encoding thymosin beta-15A, whose translation is MSGKPDLSEVEKFDRSKLKKANTEEKSTLPSKETIQWEKECVQTS